The DNA sequence CTTCTGCAATAATCGATTCTACTGTTTTTGGAGTTAAATTGAGTTGTTGGGCGATTTTTCCCATTTTAACCGCCTCAGAGTGATTCGCTACCAAAGAATCAAATAGTGTCATGATTTCCAGATATTTGGCAAGAACTGGCAGTTCCCTATTTTTGTCTCTGATTGCCAATAAATTTTGAGAGGCTTTAATTTCTTTAGCTAAAGTAATTTCTTCTTCTTTGGTTAATAAAGGAATGCGCCCAATATCACGAAGATACAGGCGCATTAAATCACGAGAATTTATATAGGGACTATTTTGGGTTGACGGTGGAGAGTATGTCGCCCTCGAATTATGACCCGAAGATGAAGATGTCGGGGAGGTGGAAGGACGGTCTTTAAGAGGTTTAACATCAAAGTTGGTCATAATCTCTGTCCCTGTGTGATAACTACTATTTAATTTTGAGTTGTTTTAGGTACATTAAATACCCAAATCCTTACTCTCCCCCCAATATACAACAAAAAAAACTTTTTGATTCACTTTAGTCACAAAAATTAGAATTTATCTACCGAAATATTACATAAATGTAATGTATATATTTTCTGGTTTATTGCTTGTGAGTCATAGTTCATAATTTATAATTCATAATTTCTAAATATGCCCCTACAATGGATATAGAATGTCATTTTAATTATAGGTATCATAATTGTGGTAGTTACTCCAGACAAAACTATTGAATCAAATTCAGTCTCACCCGCTACAGATAGAGTAGCCGTTATTCTTATGGGATATGGAGAGGTGGAAAGTTATGATGATTTTGCCAACTATAATGAACAAGCCTTAAACCTACTTACCGCAAAGTTTGCTCCTGTGCCAACATGGTTATATCCCCCCCTTGCTAAGTTGTTGGCGATTTTTGATTTACATGAATGGAGTCATCAACACGGGAATTTTGTTTCTCCTCATAATGCTATTTTCGAGCGTCAAAGAGCAAAAATTGAGCATCAGTTGCAACATACTTGGGGAGAAAAAGTCAAAGTATTTAAGGCTTTCAACTTCTGTAAACCTCATCTACCCTATCAAGTTTTAGAACAGGTTAAAGCGGAAGGGTTCGAGAAAATTCTCATTTATCCCCTCTTAGTAGTAGATTCTATCTTCACCAGTGGAATTGCGATCGAGCAAATAAACGAGGCATTAGCACAAAAAGACAGAAAAGAAGACCATTGGGTTAAAGCCTTACGTTATATACCTTCTTTCTACAATAAATCAGATTATATCGATTTATTGGCCAAATTAG is a window from the Cyanobacterium sp. Dongsha4 genome containing:
- a CDS encoding ferrochelatase, whose product is MVVTPDKTIESNSVSPATDRVAVILMGYGEVESYDDFANYNEQALNLLTAKFAPVPTWLYPPLAKLLAIFDLHEWSHQHGNFVSPHNAIFERQRAKIEHQLQHTWGEKVKVFKAFNFCKPHLPYQVLEQVKAEGFEKILIYPLLVVDSIFTSGIAIEQINEALAQKDRKEDHWVKALRYIPSFYNKSDYIDLLAKLVEEEIDAKLGNAYLPSEIGIVLMNHGCPHEAKGFTSGIDESQALYELVREKLIYRYPLISVGWLNHQTPLIKWTQPNAELAGRNLIELGAKALIFMPIGFATENHETLLDVEHIIQALYVKYPDINYVQMECVNDNEEFCAMAAQWVNPLIESLLTEEGAVINPSFAKTHYHGHHHHDHNHNHNHNHNHHHH